In a genomic window of Magnolia sinica isolate HGM2019 chromosome 16, MsV1, whole genome shotgun sequence:
- the LOC131229133 gene encoding small ribosomal subunit protein eS19 isoform X1: METARTVKDVSPHDFAKAYSAHLKRSGKMELPHWTDIVKTARFKELAPYDPDWYYIRAASMARKIYLRQGIGVGGFQKIYGGRKRNGSRPPHFCKSSGSIARHILQQLQQMNIIDIDPKGGRRITSSGQRDLDQVAGRIVVTP; this comes from the exons ATGGAGACAGCAAGAACGGTTAAAGACGTGTCGCCTCACGATTTCGCGAAAGCTTATTCAGCTCATCTCAAGCGATCTGGAAAG ATGGAACTGCCACATTGGACTGATATCGTGAAGACTGCTAGATTCAAAGAACTTGCTCCATATGACCCTGATTGGTACTATATTAGAGCTG CTTCCATGGCAAGAAAAATATATTTGAGGCAAGGAATTGGAGTTGGTGGGTTTCAGAAGATTTATGGTGGGCGCAAGAGAAACGGGAGTCGCCCACCTCATTTCTGTAAGAGCAGTGGTTCCATTGCCCGTCACATCCTCCAACAGCTTCAACAGATGAACATTATTGACATTGATCCGAAAGG TGGGAGGAGAATCACTTCCAGTGGTCAGCGGGATCTCGATCAAGTTGCTGGTCGGATTGTTGTCACTCCTTGA
- the LOC131229580 gene encoding microtubule-destabilizing protein 60-like, with translation MTPSKDRHPSRSQIPEIGRVSENINPNSPLQKSGNSHSIGSAKLKKSAPKDPIRISSFQSSIQERRFVVAKKNSKRAAPASVTCNCKEKPTNSKKCPCIAYENLHASQEEFFRARVDDAGADSDVSEDDGKYRNREAEKNQDIETMEEAFGFLPNESKSPELDEIGFMEEAGSSKMKRMRNRLLEDARNSIPESGRVMHLVKAFESILSIPNSNGSNEIDESKKCMKWALPGLHGKVPTAEVSSLSSSDLFITLKNFNMDSRVYSSFHSSNGSIGSRTSGGGRSRQKSSESLGRAGGKKWEKQLKVTSLYPFKLRTEQRGRFKKEEFHKKVEQMMEEEKKQRIPIAQGLPWTTDEPERLVKPPVKESTKPVDLKLHSDLRAVERAEFDNQVAEKISLMDQYRLERERQLKMEEEEEIRRLRKELVPRAQPMPYFDRPFIPKRSLKNPTIPKEPKFHNPQHKKIKCMSWNDINLAINTDEMRNGKER, from the exons ATGACCCCTTCAAAAGACCGACATCCATCTCGATCTCAGATTCCAGAAATTGGCAGAGTTTCAGAGAATATCAACCCCAACAGCCCTTTGCAGAAATCTGGCAACTCCCACTCGATCGGCTCTGCAAAATTGAAGAAATCAGCCCCAAAAGACCCAATTCGTATCAGTTCTTTCCAGAGCAGCATTCAAGAAAGGAGGTTTGTAGTTGCTAAGAAGAACTCGAAAAGGGCCGCCCCGGCATCGGTCACCTGCAATTGCAAAGAGAAGCCGACAAATTCCAAGAAATGCCCCTGTATTGCTTATGAGAACCTTCATGCCTCTCAGGAGGAGTTCTTCCGTGCACGGGTCGATGATGCCGGAGCAGACTCAGATGTTTCGGAGGACGATGGAAAATATAGAAATAGAGAGGCAGAGAAAAATCAGGATATCGAGACAATGGAAGAGGCATTCGGGTTCTTGCCAAATGAATCAAAATCCCCGGAGCTTGATGAGATTGGGTTCATGGAGGAAGCAGGGAGTTCAAAGATGAAGAGGATGAGGAATAGGCTCCTTGAAGATGCCCGGAATAGCATTCCTGAGTCTGGAAGAGTGATGCATTTGGTTAAGGCCTTTGAGAGTATCCTTTCGATTCCGAATTCAAATGGCTCAAACGAGATAGATGAAAGCAAGAAGTGTATGAAATGGGCATTGCCAGGGTTGCATGGGAAGGTCCCCACGGCAGAGGTTTCTTCTTTATCATCATCTGATCTTTTCATCACTTTGAAGAATTTCAATATGGATTCAAGGGTCTACTCTTCTTTCCACAGCAGCAATGGGAG CATTGGGAGCAGGACTTCTGGTGGAGGCAGGAGCCGACAAAAG AGCTCTGAGTCCTTGGGAAGAGCTGGTGGAAAGAAATGGGAGAAACAGCTGAAAGTCACCAGCCTATATCCATTCAAGCTAAGAACTGAG CAAAGAGGGAGATTCAAAAAAGAAGAATTCCATAAGAAAGTAGAGCAAATGATGGAGGAGGAGAAAAAACAGCGGATCCCAATCGCACAAGGCCTGCCGTGGACAACAGATGAACCAGAG CGCTTGGTGAAGCCTCCAGTGAAAGAAAGCACAAAGCCGGTTGATTTGAAACTTCACAGTGATCTACGTGCAGTAGAGCGTGCAGAATTTGATAATCAG gttgcTGAGAAGATATCCTTAATGGATCAGTACAGATTAGAAAGAGAGAGGCAGCTAAAG atggaagaagaggaagaaataaGAAGGTTGAGGAAAGAACTGGTGCCAAGAGCTCAACCAATGCCCTATTTTGATAGGCCTTTTATACCAAAAAG GTCATTGAAAAATCCAACCATACCCAAAGAGCCCAAGTTCCATAATCCGCAGCACAAGAAGATCAAATGCATGTCATGGAATGACATCAACTTGGCCATCAACACTGATGAGATGAGAAATGGTAAGGAAAGATGA